The proteins below are encoded in one region of Flavobacterium nackdongense:
- the atpE gene encoding ATP synthase F0 subunit C has translation MEIPKIVGAGLVVIGAGIGIGRIGGSAMDAIARQPEATGKIQTAMLIAAALIEGIGFAALFAV, from the coding sequence ATGGAAATTCCTAAAATCGTTGGAGCAGGATTAGTAGTTATTGGAGCAGGTATTGGTATTGGTAGAATCGGTGGTTCTGCAATGGATGCTATCGCTCGTCAACCAGAAGCTACTGGAAAAATTCAAACAGCTATGCTTATCGCAGCTGCGCTTATTGAAGGTATTGGATTTGCAGCTTTATTCGCTGTATAA
- a CDS encoding F0F1 ATP synthase subunit B — protein sequence MEKLVNDFSFGLFIWQTIIFVGLVLLLKKFAWKPILDAVNEREAGIKNALLSADNARKEMQNLQADNQRILQEARLERDAMLKDAREIKEKMVADAKNEAQVQGQKMIEQAKAAIESEKNTAMAELKLQVSTLSIEIAEKLLQEELSNKATQVKLVEKMLGDSKLS from the coding sequence ATGGAAAAATTAGTAAATGATTTCTCGTTTGGTTTATTTATTTGGCAAACAATAATATTTGTAGGCTTGGTTTTGCTATTGAAAAAATTTGCTTGGAAACCAATTTTAGACGCCGTTAACGAAAGAGAAGCGGGAATCAAAAACGCTTTACTTTCTGCTGATAACGCTAGAAAAGAAATGCAAAATTTGCAAGCAGATAACCAACGTATTTTGCAAGAAGCAAGATTAGAGCGTGATGCTATGCTGAAAGATGCTCGTGAAATCAAAGAAAAAATGGTAGCCGACGCTAAAAACGAAGCACAAGTTCAAGGTCAGAAAATGATCGAACAAGCTAAAGCGGCTATCGAAAGTGAAAAAAACACTGCTATGGCCGAATTGAAACTGCAAGTTTCGACTTTATCTATAGAAATTGCTGAAAAATTATTACAAGAAGAATTATCTAACAAAGCTACTCAAGTAAAATTAGTAGAAAAAATGTTAGGCGACTCAAAATTAAGCTAA
- the atpH gene encoding ATP synthase F1 subunit delta has translation MSGTRAAIRYAKAILEIADSKKVASQVSADMALISSTIHTNAELNTFIQSPTINVDQKESALLEIFANANAVTKSLFRLVKENKRFEILDAVALEYNKLFDIMNGVEVAKVTTAIAMDAALEAKVLAKIATISSSKKITIENSVDPAIIGGFILKIGDKQYNASIAERLQVLKRELSN, from the coding sequence ATGTCAGGTACAAGAGCAGCAATTCGTTACGCAAAAGCCATTCTGGAAATCGCAGACTCCAAAAAAGTAGCTTCTCAAGTGAGTGCCGATATGGCATTGATTTCATCTACCATTCATACCAATGCGGAATTGAATACTTTTATTCAAAGCCCAACGATCAATGTAGATCAAAAAGAAAGCGCCCTTTTGGAAATTTTTGCCAATGCTAATGCGGTAACCAAAAGTCTTTTCCGTTTAGTAAAAGAAAACAAAAGATTTGAAATTCTAGATGCCGTTGCACTAGAATACAACAAATTGTTCGATATAATGAATGGAGTTGAAGTAGCAAAAGTTACTACAGCCATCGCTATGGACGCTGCATTAGAAGCAAAGGTTTTGGCTAAAATTGCCACCATTTCTTCAAGCAAAAAAATTACGATTGAAAATAGTGTAGATCCTGCTATTATTGGAGGATTTATTTTAAAAATAGGCGACAAGCAATACAATGCTTCCATCGCAGAGAGATTACAAGTATTAAAGAGAGAATTAAGTAACTAG
- the atpA gene encoding F0F1 ATP synthase subunit alpha gives MAEIKPAEISAILRKQVEGFESGATLEEVGTVLQVGDGIALIYGLSNVQYGELVEFDNGLEAIVLNLEEDNVGVVLLGPSTGIKEGSTVKRTQRIASLKTGEGIVGRVVNTLGQPIDGKGPITGELFEMPLERKAPGVIFRQPVTEPLQTGIKAVDAMIPVGRGQRELVIGDRQTGKSTVCIDTILNQKEFYDAGKPVFCIYVAIGQKASTVAGIAKMLEEKGAMAYTVIVAANASDPAPMQVYAPMAGAAIGEYFRDSGRPALIVYDDLSKQAVAYREVSLLLRRPPGREAYPGDVFYLHSRLLERACKVIADDSIAKDMNDLPDSLKGIVKGGGSLTALPIIETQAGDVSAYIPTNVISITDGQIFLDGDLFNSGVRPAINVGISVSRVGGNAQIKSMKKVAGTLKLDQAQFRELEAFAKFGSDLDAVTLNVIEKGKRNVEILKQNLNDPYTVENQTAIIYAGSKNLLRNVPVNKVKEFEKDYLEYLNNKHRDTLDALKAGKLTDEITDVLEAAAKEISAKYN, from the coding sequence ATGGCGGAAATTAAACCTGCTGAAATTTCAGCAATATTAAGAAAGCAAGTAGAAGGTTTTGAATCTGGTGCTACACTAGAAGAAGTGGGTACAGTGCTTCAAGTTGGAGACGGTATTGCTCTTATTTATGGGCTTTCAAATGTTCAATACGGTGAGCTTGTAGAATTTGACAATGGTCTTGAAGCTATTGTATTGAATTTGGAAGAAGACAATGTGGGTGTGGTACTTTTAGGACCATCAACAGGAATCAAAGAAGGTTCAACTGTAAAAAGAACACAACGTATCGCCTCTCTTAAAACAGGAGAAGGAATTGTAGGTCGTGTAGTAAACACTTTGGGCCAACCAATTGATGGTAAAGGACCAATTACAGGTGAATTATTCGAAATGCCGTTAGAAAGAAAAGCGCCTGGAGTTATCTTCCGTCAGCCAGTTACCGAGCCATTGCAAACAGGTATCAAAGCAGTAGATGCAATGATCCCGGTAGGTCGTGGACAACGTGAGCTAGTTATTGGTGACCGTCAAACAGGTAAATCAACTGTTTGTATCGATACTATCTTGAATCAAAAAGAATTTTACGATGCAGGAAAACCTGTATTTTGTATCTATGTTGCAATTGGACAAAAAGCGTCAACTGTAGCAGGAATCGCAAAAATGTTGGAAGAAAAAGGTGCAATGGCTTATACAGTAATTGTAGCTGCCAATGCTTCTGACCCAGCGCCAATGCAAGTATATGCTCCTATGGCAGGTGCTGCAATTGGAGAATATTTTAGAGATTCAGGTCGTCCGGCTTTGATTGTTTATGACGATTTGTCTAAACAAGCCGTGGCTTACCGTGAGGTTTCTCTTTTGTTGAGAAGACCACCGGGACGTGAGGCTTATCCTGGAGACGTTTTCTACTTGCACTCTCGTTTATTGGAAAGAGCTTGTAAAGTAATTGCCGATGACAGTATCGCAAAAGATATGAACGATTTACCAGATTCATTAAAAGGTATCGTAAAAGGGGGTGGTTCATTGACCGCTTTACCAATTATCGAAACTCAAGCTGGTGACGTTTCTGCTTATATCCCAACTAACGTAATTTCGATCACTGATGGTCAGATTTTCTTGGATGGAGATTTGTTTAACTCAGGGGTTCGTCCAGCGATCAACGTAGGTATTTCGGTATCACGTGTTGGAGGTAACGCTCAGATAAAATCAATGAAAAAAGTAGCTGGTACTTTAAAATTAGACCAAGCACAATTCCGTGAATTGGAAGCGTTTGCTAAATTTGGTTCTGATTTGGATGCTGTTACTTTGAACGTAATCGAAAAAGGAAAAAGAAACGTAGAGATTTTGAAACAAAATCTAAACGACCCTTATACTGTTGAAAACCAAACTGCCATTATCTATGCAGGTTCTAAAAACTTGTTGCGTAATGTTCCTGTAAACAAAGTAAAAGAATTCGAAAAAGATTATTTAGAATACTTGAACAACAAGCACAGAGACACACTTGATGCTTTGAAAGCAGGTAAACTGACTGACGAAATTACAGATGTATTGGAAGCAGCAGCTAAAGAAATTTCAGCGAAATACAACTAA
- the atpG gene encoding ATP synthase F1 subunit gamma, producing the protein MANLKEIRNRITSISSTMQITAAMKMVSAAKLKKAQDAITAMRPYAEKLTELLQNLSASLDGDVGGEFTTQREVKKVLIVAITSNRGLCGAFNTNVIKEAKNRADYYAGKQVDVFAIGKKGNDILSKTLTVVDNQSQVFDHLTFENVTVIAETLTQKFVSGEYDKIELVYNQFKNAATQIVQVEQFLPLAAVKSDAPVSSGDYIFEPAKDEIVLTLIPKALKTQLYKGIRDSFASEHGARMTAMHKATDNATELRDQLKLTYNKARQAAITNEILEIVGGAEALKG; encoded by the coding sequence ATGGCAAATTTAAAGGAAATCCGTAATAGAATTACTTCCATCTCATCAACAATGCAGATTACTGCTGCGATGAAAATGGTTTCTGCAGCAAAGTTGAAGAAGGCACAAGATGCCATCACAGCGATGCGCCCTTATGCCGAAAAATTAACGGAATTATTACAAAATCTTTCTGCTTCACTTGACGGTGATGTTGGAGGAGAATTCACAACACAACGTGAAGTAAAAAAAGTATTAATTGTTGCTATTACTTCCAACAGAGGATTATGTGGTGCTTTCAATACCAACGTAATTAAAGAAGCCAAAAACCGAGCTGACTATTATGCTGGAAAGCAAGTTGATGTTTTTGCTATTGGTAAAAAAGGAAATGATATTTTATCGAAAACCTTAACAGTTGTAGACAATCAAAGTCAAGTTTTCGATCATTTAACCTTCGAAAATGTTACTGTAATTGCTGAGACATTAACTCAAAAATTTGTTTCCGGTGAGTATGACAAAATCGAATTGGTGTACAATCAATTTAAAAATGCCGCAACTCAAATCGTTCAGGTAGAACAGTTTTTGCCTTTGGCAGCGGTTAAATCTGATGCTCCAGTATCTTCAGGGGATTATATTTTCGAACCTGCAAAAGACGAAATTGTTTTGACTTTGATACCAAAAGCGCTAAAAACACAATTATACAAAGGAATTCGTGATTCATTTGCCTCTGAGCACGGAGCGCGTATGACGGCAATGCACAAAGCAACAGACAACGCCACCGAATTGAGAGATCAATTGAAATTAACATATAACAAAGCACGTCAAGCTGCTATTACTAACGAAATCTTAGAGATTGTTGGTGGAGCGGAAGCTTTGAAGGGATAA
- a CDS encoding OmpA family protein, which translates to MGKILRTTKLTTLSEFLIVVIGIGGILGGIYFLSPGIKTAVSKQLNGIELNSSDVNNVTNAEKIAVPTKDLSTEVASKPLVRIAGYAWNATSGIIVANGGPKTTQGSLMEKNGVNLEIIRQDWLTELRNMQMKFIDEFDKGEAIPSSDKSAFGILIMGDGAPFYISSAQKSLDEKYGKDKYHLQVMGAIGMSYGEDKLIGPPNWKSDPKSMKGALISAVLGDGDWVTTVNYCFANGLKVNPDPSTYDPEAVNIYPSENDDYMKSAEELIKSQTTGWTVTLKEVNNGKLTGKTVNHKIDGCATWTPGDKTVFDKLSGFVDIVSTKEFNNQMPAVLIGVKEWATKNPEIVTNILKSALTASNQMKNYEDWKVRASEAVADTYKMETPEYWYKMFKGEQGTKGGLTYNMGGSKVFNYADGMQYFGMSDGVNRYKSVYNQVGSYLTELNPFGFNENVGKVVPYEEAVNLFFLKNINDIESTSADKADYSAQATEVMASGEWRINFASGSANVQGNSTKDLEKIYNLLIQAENSKLTIVGHTDNVGGDAANVPLSKNRAQAIVTYLKNKGIPESRFQLVDGKGAMDPVADNATEAGKAKNRRVVITFLK; encoded by the coding sequence ATGGGAAAAATTTTAAGAACAACTAAGTTAACAACTTTATCAGAATTTTTGATTGTCGTTATAGGGATTGGTGGGATTTTAGGTGGAATTTATTTCTTGTCACCTGGGATTAAAACAGCGGTTTCAAAACAATTAAACGGAATCGAATTAAATAGTTCAGATGTAAACAATGTTACAAACGCTGAAAAAATAGCGGTACCAACCAAAGATCTTTCTACAGAAGTCGCCAGCAAACCACTAGTTAGAATTGCAGGTTATGCTTGGAATGCGACTTCGGGAATAATTGTAGCTAATGGTGGTCCAAAAACAACCCAAGGATCGTTAATGGAAAAAAATGGAGTAAATCTTGAAATCATTCGTCAAGACTGGTTAACAGAACTTCGTAATATGCAAATGAAATTTATTGATGAATTTGATAAAGGAGAAGCAATTCCTTCGTCAGATAAAAGTGCTTTTGGGATTTTAATTATGGGTGATGGAGCACCATTTTATATAAGTTCTGCTCAAAAATCATTAGACGAAAAATATGGGAAAGACAAATACCACCTTCAAGTTATGGGGGCTATTGGTATGAGCTATGGTGAAGATAAATTAATAGGGCCACCAAATTGGAAATCAGATCCAAAGTCAATGAAAGGAGCGCTTATTTCTGCTGTTTTGGGTGATGGTGACTGGGTTACTACGGTAAATTATTGTTTTGCCAATGGATTAAAAGTAAATCCAGACCCATCCACTTATGATCCTGAAGCGGTAAATATTTACCCGTCTGAAAATGATGATTATATGAAATCGGCAGAAGAATTAATTAAGTCACAAACTACAGGATGGACAGTTACTTTAAAGGAAGTTAACAATGGAAAATTAACCGGAAAAACGGTAAATCATAAAATTGACGGTTGCGCTACTTGGACACCAGGAGACAAAACGGTTTTTGATAAATTATCTGGTTTTGTTGACATTGTTTCTACAAAAGAGTTTAACAATCAAATGCCTGCAGTATTAATTGGTGTGAAAGAATGGGCTACCAAAAACCCAGAAATTGTTACCAATATTTTGAAATCGGCTTTGACCGCTTCCAATCAGATGAAAAATTATGAAGATTGGAAAGTTAGAGCATCTGAAGCTGTTGCAGATACTTATAAAATGGAGACTCCAGAATATTGGTACAAAATGTTCAAAGGTGAACAAGGAACGAAAGGCGGTTTGACGTATAATATGGGCGGTTCAAAAGTGTTTAATTATGCTGATGGAATGCAATATTTTGGAATGTCAGATGGTGTAAATCGCTACAAATCTGTTTACAACCAAGTGGGGTCTTATTTAACTGAACTGAATCCTTTTGGATTTAACGAAAATGTTGGTAAAGTAGTTCCTTATGAAGAAGCTGTAAACTTGTTTTTCCTAAAAAACATCAATGATATTGAATCAACATCTGCCGACAAAGCCGATTATTCAGCTCAAGCTACTGAAGTTATGGCTTCTGGCGAATGGCGAATTAACTTTGCTTCTGGAAGCGCTAATGTTCAAGGCAATTCAACTAAAGATTTAGAAAAAATATACAATTTATTAATCCAAGCGGAGAATTCTAAATTAACAATAGTTGGTCATACTGATAACGTTGGAGGTGATGCTGCAAATGTACCATTGTCTAAAAACAGAGCGCAAGCCATTGTAACCTATTTGAAAAATAAAGGAATTCCAGAATCTCGTTTCCAATTAGTAGATGGAAAAGGGGCTATGGATCCAGTTGCGGATAATGCAACGGAAGCCGGAAAAGCAAAAAACAGGAGAGTGGTAATTACTTTCTTGAAATAA
- a CDS encoding ABC transporter permease: MAAFIFIMLKKLITPFEKLSKSYKTVILVVWIILVLLLWFVGTSGTKHLFPSPSQVLEGFKGLYAEGLVVHIFHSLSLCFVSIFLATILAMLFAYTWPIPMLKPVAEFVTKFRFLPFTGLSYYITLIIHEARDMQIWIMVIFLTTFLTTSLIAVINDIPEEEFDHAKTLKCNRWEVLWQVIVLGRIDYVIDAIRQNLAITWMMLVTVESIVVASGGLGFLIKNSDKFMNHGRIIALQIIILLIGLILDWGINFFRKALFRYSKI; this comes from the coding sequence ATGGCAGCTTTTATTTTCATTATGCTAAAAAAACTTATTACTCCGTTTGAAAAATTATCCAAATCATATAAAACCGTTATTTTGGTTGTTTGGATTATTTTAGTATTGTTATTATGGTTTGTTGGCACATCAGGGACAAAGCACCTTTTTCCATCGCCTAGTCAAGTTTTGGAAGGATTTAAAGGATTGTATGCCGAAGGTTTAGTAGTGCATATTTTCCATTCCTTATCGCTTTGTTTCGTGTCGATTTTCTTGGCCACTATTTTGGCTATGCTTTTTGCTTATACTTGGCCAATTCCAATGTTGAAACCTGTAGCAGAATTTGTGACCAAATTTCGTTTTCTACCATTCACAGGGCTTTCCTATTATATCACATTAATTATCCACGAAGCAAGAGATATGCAAATTTGGATTATGGTTATTTTCTTGACTACTTTCTTGACTACTTCATTAATTGCGGTCATAAATGACATTCCCGAAGAAGAATTTGATCACGCAAAAACATTGAAATGCAATCGTTGGGAAGTGCTTTGGCAAGTAATTGTTTTAGGAAGGATTGATTATGTGATCGATGCAATCCGTCAAAATTTAGCTATTACTTGGATGATGCTTGTAACTGTTGAATCTATTGTTGTAGCGTCTGGGGGGTTGGGTTTTTTAATCAAAAACTCCGATAAATTTATGAATCACGGAAGAATTATTGCACTTCAAATCATCATTCTATTAATAGGTTTAATTCTCGATTGGGGAATCAACTTTTTTAGAAAAGCACTTTTTAGATATTCAAAAATATAA
- a CDS encoding ATP-binding cassette domain-containing protein — protein sequence MEFEFKETLLYVENLSVAYDGTTIIKDISITEKDVVRNGKASTGQIIAVVGRSGRGKSTFFKALTGLVRPNSGKILIKDFEGKEANSAKEVKEGNIGFVNQKYTLFRHKTVAQTLKFALRRSKLSETEKEKKIKEYVKEWGLENCVDKYPNELSGGQRQRTAIIEQLLSSDQFLVLDEPFSGLDVGNIEEVKESFDLLCNLSEYNTIIFSTHDIDLALKLAQSIYVIGYPTINGDKKDYGTVVAKYDLREMGLAWKEYDEKHDKLYKEIVHQMMNS from the coding sequence ATGGAATTTGAATTTAAAGAAACATTATTATATGTTGAAAATTTAAGCGTTGCTTATGATGGAACAACAATAATAAAAGACATCTCAATTACGGAAAAAGATGTGGTAAGAAACGGAAAAGCGTCAACAGGGCAAATAATTGCTGTTGTGGGTCGTTCCGGTAGAGGTAAATCAACATTTTTCAAAGCGTTGACAGGATTAGTTCGCCCGAATTCCGGAAAGATATTAATCAAAGATTTTGAAGGCAAAGAAGCCAATTCTGCCAAAGAAGTCAAGGAAGGAAACATCGGTTTTGTGAATCAAAAATATACGCTTTTCCGACATAAAACAGTAGCACAAACCCTTAAATTTGCTTTGAGAAGATCTAAATTATCTGAAACAGAAAAAGAGAAAAAAATTAAAGAATACGTCAAAGAGTGGGGTTTAGAAAATTGTGTTGACAAATACCCAAATGAACTTTCAGGAGGTCAAAGACAGCGTACAGCCATTATTGAACAACTTCTTTCATCGGATCAATTTTTGGTTTTAGACGAGCCTTTTTCGGGTTTAGATGTCGGAAATATTGAAGAAGTTAAAGAATCTTTTGATTTGTTATGTAATTTATCCGAATACAACACGATAATTTTTTCGACCCACGATATTGATTTGGCTTTGAAACTAGCGCAATCCATCTATGTGATTGGTTATCCAACAATAAATGGTGACAAAAAAGATTATGGAACCGTTGTTGCAAAATACGATTTAAGAGAAATGGGATTGGCTTGGAAAGAATATGATGAAAAACACGATAAATTGTATAAAGAAATTGTTCATCAAATGATGAATTCGTAA
- a CDS encoding AAA family ATPase — MEFTATFLKKLEQETISVVAVCKELNNDNLFIQKINEGVKSNASKGLLFKSEHFFLSDCISIYRKLSEKETKKSQFTLAYYYDVLRNNHFAAAANLSEFDKLTVSPNFKNFLEKVKVENTISDSNLSSFTKILQENQNPKLVKVVQHFYNFLQFSFDTSFEKNEIVKQFFQSNSDKEQLPADDSLEKVLEELNELIGLDNIKKDVSELINLLEIQKKRTSEGLKNTEITLHTVFSGPPGTGKTSVARLLSRIFKHLGFLSKGQLIETDREGLIAGFVGQTALKVDKVVDESLGGVLFIDEAYALTQNSFGSDYGAEAVNTLIKRMEDHREDLALVVAGYTEPMKIFVESNPGLRSRFNRFFEFNHFSPSELLQIFESIATKSDFVITDDAKEKLNDTFELLYDKKDESFGNARVVRNLFEKCVQNQANRIIKIKKLSKKTLKTLTMEDIPEPLQTVQEISSTKDKLD; from the coding sequence ATGGAATTCACAGCGACTTTCTTAAAAAAACTTGAACAAGAAACAATTTCGGTTGTAGCTGTTTGTAAAGAATTAAATAATGACAATTTGTTTATTCAAAAAATAAATGAAGGTGTAAAATCCAACGCTTCAAAAGGATTGTTATTTAAATCAGAACATTTTTTTCTTTCAGATTGTATTTCTATTTATCGAAAACTTTCCGAAAAAGAAACGAAAAAATCGCAATTTACACTAGCCTACTATTATGATGTTTTAAGAAATAATCATTTTGCAGCTGCTGCAAATTTGAGCGAATTCGACAAACTAACTGTAAGTCCGAATTTTAAAAATTTTCTCGAAAAGGTAAAAGTTGAAAATACGATTTCTGATTCTAATTTGAGCAGCTTCACTAAAATTTTACAAGAAAACCAAAACCCAAAATTAGTTAAAGTAGTTCAGCATTTTTATAATTTCTTGCAATTTTCGTTTGATACTTCATTTGAAAAAAATGAAATAGTGAAACAATTTTTTCAATCTAATTCTGATAAAGAGCAATTACCCGCAGACGATTCCTTAGAAAAAGTTTTGGAAGAATTAAATGAACTAATTGGTTTAGATAACATAAAAAAAGACGTCTCAGAACTAATCAATCTGTTAGAAATTCAAAAAAAACGAACTTCTGAAGGATTAAAAAACACTGAAATCACGCTCCATACTGTATTTAGTGGGCCACCAGGAACAGGTAAAACTTCGGTGGCTAGATTGTTAAGTAGAATTTTCAAACACTTAGGATTTCTTTCGAAAGGCCAACTTATCGAAACCGATAGGGAAGGCTTGATTGCTGGATTTGTTGGTCAAACGGCTCTAAAAGTTGACAAAGTTGTCGACGAAAGCCTTGGTGGTGTTTTGTTTATTGACGAAGCATACGCCTTAACTCAAAATTCTTTTGGAAGCGATTATGGTGCAGAAGCGGTGAATACTTTAATAAAACGAATGGAAGATCATCGCGAGGATTTGGCTTTGGTTGTTGCGGGTTACACCGAACCAATGAAGATTTTTGTAGAATCTAATCCTGGTTTGCGTTCCCGATTCAATCGTTTTTTCGAGTTCAATCATTTTTCCCCTTCAGAATTATTGCAGATTTTCGAATCAATAGCCACAAAATCTGATTTTGTAATTACTGATGATGCTAAAGAGAAACTCAACGACACTTTTGAATTGCTTTATGACAAAAAAGATGAAAGTTTTGGTAATGCTCGAGTGGTTCGGAATTTATTTGAAAAGTGTGTTCAAAACCAAGCTAACAGAATTATTAAAATAAAAAAACTTTCCAAAAAAACGCTAAAAACGCTTACAATGGAAGACATTCCCGAGCCATTACAAACGGTTCAGGAAATATCTAGTACAAAAGATAAACTAGATTAA
- a CDS encoding Uma2 family endonuclease: MAKVTNFSDLDLTKQYSYSDYLLWQFQERVELIKGFILKMSPAPSMAHQTVVNNLTGIFYINFRQKPCRVFQAPFDVRLPIPSAKKDTTVVQPDLCIICDESKLDARGCNGTPDLMVEIISPNNSKHDVHTKFNLYQEAGVKEYWIIEPIDKILLVYTLVNDNFIGLKPQVEGEKIKSPLFPELDIALEDVFYKV; the protein is encoded by the coding sequence ATGGCAAAAGTTACTAATTTTTCTGATTTAGATTTAACCAAACAATATTCGTATTCGGATTATTTGTTGTGGCAATTTCAGGAACGTGTTGAATTGATAAAAGGATTTATTCTAAAAATGAGTCCTGCGCCGAGTATGGCTCATCAAACGGTTGTTAATAATCTTACTGGAATTTTTTATATTAATTTTAGGCAAAAACCTTGTAGAGTTTTCCAAGCTCCTTTTGATGTTCGGTTGCCTATACCATCTGCAAAAAAGGACACCACAGTAGTGCAGCCCGATTTGTGTATTATTTGTGATGAAAGCAAACTCGACGCAAGAGGTTGTAATGGGACTCCGGACTTAATGGTCGAAATCATTTCGCCTAACAATAGCAAACACGATGTGCATACCAAGTTTAATTTATACCAAGAAGCAGGAGTAAAAGAGTATTGGATTATAGAACCAATCGATAAAATACTGTTGGTTTATACCTTAGTTAATGACAATTTTATTGGTTTAAAACCACAAGTCGAAGGAGAAAAAATTAAAAGCCCTTTGTTTCCTGAATTGGATATTGCTTTGGAAGACGTTTTTTATAAAGTGTAA